One Paenibacillus sp. SYP-B4298 genomic window, GAGATGGATCGTCTTGCAACTGTTGGAGCAGTGCAATCTACGCTGCAAGATGTGCTATGAGTGGGGACTCGAAGGACCCTACAAAAGCAAAAAAACGTTAGCGCAGTTGGACCCGGAGCTGATCAAAAAGATCATCGTCCAGTGCAGCCCCGGCAAGCCGTATTACGATTTCTTCGGTGGCGAGCCGCTGATGTACCCTTGGTTGAGCGACATTCTCGCCATGATCAATCATTATGGAAGCATAGCAGACTTCCCCACGAACGGCACATTGCTCGAGAAGCATGCCGAGATGCTTGTCGAGACGCCTCCCAATAAGATCTGGATGTCGCTCGACGGGCCTGAGGAGATCAACGACAGGCAGCGGGGCAAGGGCGTATTCAAGAAAGTAATCAAGGGGATCGAGAAGCTCTATGAGCTTCGGGAGAGCAAAGGCAAGCAATTTCCGAAGATGGGTGTATCCTTTATCATTACGCCCTTGAACTATATGTATGTCGAGGAATTTTTCTTTAAGCATCTCGACCTGTCGATGCTGGACCATATCAGCATGGAAGTGCAGCTCTATGCAACGGAAGAGCAGTATGCCCAATATGTGGAGGTTCTTAGTGAAAGATTCGACGTGCATCAAGCTCCTTATGCCAAGGGGATGGTGTGGGGGGATATCAGTTCGTTCAGCCAGATCGATATTCCGGAATTGACGAGACAGCTCAATAATGTGAAAGAGTATTGCCTGAAAAACAGCATCCATGTGATTACCTATCCGAAGACGATAGATGAACAAAATTTGCACAACTATTTCTCGGGGCAATTCCATCAGATGGCTGATAAACGAAATCGCTGCTCCCTTCCATGGGTTTATGCGGAGATTACAGCAAGGGGCGACGTTTCGCCCTGCCATGCCTTCTATGATTTGACCTTCGGCAACGTGAACGAAGAGAATTTGCTGGATATCTGGAGTAGTGACAAGTACAAAGAATATCGCGCGTATATGAAAAAAAATATGCTTCCGATTTGTACGGCTTGTTCAAGGTATTATATCTACTGATCCATGTGAATGACCAACTACGTTTAAGAAGGGTGTGTTATATGAATCCGAAATCAGAGATTAAACATTCCCCAAAGGATTTGCAAATATTGAAGCGTACCATCAAGAATACGGTGGAAACAAAGCGGAACATGGCGAAAATAGCGGGATACGCAACACCGTTGCCAGAGTCGGTCGGAATTAAACTGACGAACCAATGCAACTTGCGCTGCAAGCATTGCTATCAATGGAACGACACCGGCTACCATCACTTCATGACACCGGAGCAGCAGCGGGAACAGCTCGACTACGGGCTGCTGGAGAAGCTGATCCTTGAGACGGAGCCAGCCAAGTCGAGACTCTATATCTGGGGCGGCGAGCCGCTCGTATACAGCCATTTCGACCGTCTGGCCGATCTGCTTGAAGCCCATCCTCGCGAGACGACGATCTGCACGAATGCGATGCTGATCGAGCGAAAGCTGGACGCCTTGCAGAGAATCTCCGACAACCTGGAGCTGCTCATTGCGCTTGATGGATTCGAGCAAGAGAATGATGCGCTTCGCGGCAAAGGGGTATTCAACAAGGCGATAGATGCGATCCGAATGCTAGTCGAGCTGCGCAAGGAAAACCGATTCAGGGGCAAAATTTCGATCCACACCGTCGTTAACGATGCGATGACCGACAAGCTTTACGAGCTGCTGGACTTTCTGGAGGGCGTCGGCGTAGATCTGGTCATCGTCTGCTTCCCGTGGTACATCTCGGACGAATGCTCGCAGGGTATGGACGATTACTTCGACCAGAAGTTCGACTTCCTCCCGGCGAGCGAGCACAAGGGCGAACGAAGCTGGCACGCCTTTAACTACAAGCTCGATCCAGAGCGTATCCCCGCTTTGATGAGCGAGTTGGACCGGGTTAATCATCGGGTCTGGAAGATGCGTCTGCGCTACCAGCCGAATCTGGATCATGACCAGATCGAGGATTTCGTGCTTGGCAAAGAGGTGGAGGGCAAAGGCACGATGAACAAGAAGTGCCTGGCTCTCTCGAACCGGATGGACATTACGCCCGATGGAACGATTATCGCGTGCAAATTTTTCAAGGAGTTCGAGATCGGCAAATTAAATGAAGCGTCCGTACAGGAGTTATGGCATAATATGACCTACAGAAGAATAAGGGAAATGATGGACGAACGACTGACACCGGCATGCTCCAAGTGCAGTGTCCTGCATTTGCACGGTGTCTAACTATTCTAAATGAACATAAATGGGGTGCATCAGTGAGCATTATCCAAGTGGAACGCTTATCCAAAAGCTTCAATTACTACGAAAAAGAATTGGGGTTCAAAAAATCGCTGAAAAATTTAGTGAGGCGCAAATCACTGATCAAAGAAGCGGTTAGTGAAATATCACTTGTAATCGAGCAAGGCGAGATGGTCGGATTCCTAGGCCCGAACGGTTCCGGCAAAACGACTACGCTCAAGATGCTGTCCGGCATCTTGTATCCGACAAGCGGGCATGCGAATGTATTAGGCTATGTTCCTTGGGAACGAAAGAAAGAATTCAAGATGCAGTTCTCGATCGTGATGGGGCAGAAATCGCAGATGTGGTGGGATTTACCGGCGAACGAATCGTTGTACCTGAACAAATGCATCTATGAGATCGAGGATAAGCCCTACAACCTTGTCCTGGGTGAGCTTACGGAGATGCTTGACGTAAAAGACCTGCTCAACATTCAGGTGCGGAGGCTTTCGCTCGGGGAACGGATGAAGATGGAGCTCATTGCGTCGCTCATCCACCGGCCCAAGGTGATTTTCCTGGATGAGCCTACAATCGGACTCGATCTGGTTTCGCAGAAGCGCATTCGGGAGTTCCTGAAGGTTTATAACCAGCAGACGAAAGCAACGGTCATTCTGACAAGCCACTACATGGCGGATATTGAGGATCTATGCAAACGAACCATCATCATCAATCAAGGGAAGATCGTATACGACGGCGATCTTCGGCGTGTGAACGAGCTGTTTCATGCAAAAAAGATTATCAAGCTGCAATTTACGGACGAGGTGCCGAGGCAAGCGTTAAGCGACTATGGCGATATTACTCACCATGACGGCATGAATGCCGTCATGGAGATCGATAAGCATGATCTACAGCGGCTTTCCAAGATGATGCTGGACCGATTCCCGATCCTCGATTTCACAGTTGAAGATATACCTGTCGAGCGAGGCATCGAAAGCTTGTATCAGAAAGATGGTGTCACACATGAAAGCCTTGCAGAAGTATAAAAGGACGTACATCCTTGCGCTTCAGAGTGCGATGGAGTATCGGACCGATTTCCTGATGAGTATCATCAGCGGCGGCTTCATTATTCTCGTCCAATGCTTCCTCTGGACGGCTGTGTTTCGCAGTTCGCCGCATGAGATCATTAATGGCTATACTTATTCGCAGATCATCATTTATTCCGTGTTGTCCGGCGTCGTCTCCAAGCTGGTTTCTGCCGGCTTCGAAGGGGAAATCGCGAATGATATCAAGACGGGTGGACTGAGCAAATTTATCGCTCAGCCCATTCATTATTTCAGCTATCGGTTATGCAATTTTTTCGGTGGGAAAACGGTTCAGACCGGGGTTGTCCTTATCCTATTCGTCATCCTGATGATCATTTTTACTCAGATTTGGGAGTTTCAGCTTACAGGGATGCAGATCGTTATGTTCTTGGTCAGCATTCTGTTCGGATTGCTCATCAACTTCCTGCTTTTTTATTCGATTAGTGCTCTGGCGTTCATCATTACTGAGGTTTGGGGCGTTTATATCGCATTCAACCAAGGCGTCTATCTGCTCAGTGGCGCCATCTTTCCGCTTAATATTTTCGGAGATACGTTT contains:
- a CDS encoding ABC transporter permease, which codes for MKALQKYKRTYILALQSAMEYRTDFLMSIISGGFIILVQCFLWTAVFRSSPHEIINGYTYSQIIIYSVLSGVVSKLVSAGFEGEIANDIKTGGLSKFIAQPIHYFSYRLCNFFGGKTVQTGVVLILFVILMIIFTQIWEFQLTGMQIVMFLVSILFGLLINFLLFYSISALAFIITEVWGVYIAFNQGVYLLSGAIFPLNIFGDTFARISSYLPFQYVVFFPVNIINGSMTMHEIVRGLLLQAVWVIVLMIISKLSWDSGMRKYVAVGG
- a CDS encoding radical SAM protein is translated as MSVNKLSVAQDTTSYPRWIVLQLLEQCNLRCKMCYEWGLEGPYKSKKTLAQLDPELIKKIIVQCSPGKPYYDFFGGEPLMYPWLSDILAMINHYGSIADFPTNGTLLEKHAEMLVETPPNKIWMSLDGPEEINDRQRGKGVFKKVIKGIEKLYELRESKGKQFPKMGVSFIITPLNYMYVEEFFFKHLDLSMLDHISMEVQLYATEEQYAQYVEVLSERFDVHQAPYAKGMVWGDISSFSQIDIPELTRQLNNVKEYCLKNSIHVITYPKTIDEQNLHNYFSGQFHQMADKRNRCSLPWVYAEITARGDVSPCHAFYDLTFGNVNEENLLDIWSSDKYKEYRAYMKKNMLPICTACSRYYIY
- a CDS encoding radical SAM/SPASM domain-containing protein, coding for MKRTIKNTVETKRNMAKIAGYATPLPESVGIKLTNQCNLRCKHCYQWNDTGYHHFMTPEQQREQLDYGLLEKLILETEPAKSRLYIWGGEPLVYSHFDRLADLLEAHPRETTICTNAMLIERKLDALQRISDNLELLIALDGFEQENDALRGKGVFNKAIDAIRMLVELRKENRFRGKISIHTVVNDAMTDKLYELLDFLEGVGVDLVIVCFPWYISDECSQGMDDYFDQKFDFLPASEHKGERSWHAFNYKLDPERIPALMSELDRVNHRVWKMRLRYQPNLDHDQIEDFVLGKEVEGKGTMNKKCLALSNRMDITPDGTIIACKFFKEFEIGKLNEASVQELWHNMTYRRIREMMDERLTPACSKCSVLHLHGV
- a CDS encoding ABC transporter ATP-binding protein, which encodes MSIIQVERLSKSFNYYEKELGFKKSLKNLVRRKSLIKEAVSEISLVIEQGEMVGFLGPNGSGKTTTLKMLSGILYPTSGHANVLGYVPWERKKEFKMQFSIVMGQKSQMWWDLPANESLYLNKCIYEIEDKPYNLVLGELTEMLDVKDLLNIQVRRLSLGERMKMELIASLIHRPKVIFLDEPTIGLDLVSQKRIREFLKVYNQQTKATVILTSHYMADIEDLCKRTIIINQGKIVYDGDLRRVNELFHAKKIIKLQFTDEVPRQALSDYGDITHHDGMNAVMEIDKHDLQRLSKMMLDRFPILDFTVEDIPVERGIESLYQKDGVTHESLAEV